In Ailuropoda melanoleuca isolate Jingjing chromosome X, ASM200744v2, whole genome shotgun sequence, a single genomic region encodes these proteins:
- the RBMX gene encoding RNA-binding motif protein, X chromosome, which translates to MVEADRPGKLFIGGLNTETNEKALEAVFGKYGRIVEVLLMKDRETNKSRGFAFVTFESPADAKDAARDMNGKSLDGKAIKVEQATKPSFESGRRGPPPPPRSRGPPRGLRGGRGGSGGTRGPPSRGGHMDDGGYSMNFNMSSSRGPLPVKRGPPPRSGGPPPKRSAPSGPVRSSSGMGGRAPVSRGRDSYGGPPRREPLPSRRDVYLSPRDDGYSTKDSYSSRDYPSSRDTRDYAPPPRDYTYRDYGHSSSRDDYPSRGYSDRDGYGRDRDYSDHPSGGSYRDSYESYGNSRSAPPTRGPPPSYGGSSRYDDYSSSRDGYGGSRDSYSSSRSDLYSSGRDRVGRQERGLPPSMERGYPPPRDSYSSSSRGAPRGGGRGGSRSDRGGGRSRY; encoded by the exons atggttgAAGCAGATCGCCCAGGAAAGCTTTTCATTGGTGGCCTcaatacagaaacaaatgaaaaagcccTTGAAGCAGTATTTGGCAAATATGGACGAATAGTGGAAG TTCTGTTGATGAAAGATCGTGAAACCAACAAATCAAGAGGATTTGCTTTTGTCACCTTTGAGAGCCCAGCAGATGCTAAGGATGCAGCCAGAGACATGAATGGAAAG TCCTTAGATGGAAAAGCCATCAAAGTGGAACAAGCCACTAAACCATCATTTGAAAGTGGTAGACGTGGACCACCTCCACCTCCAAGAAGCAGAGGCCCTCCAAGAGGTCTTAGAGGCggaagaggaggaagtggaggaacCAGGGGACCTCCCTCACGTGGAGGGCACATGG ATGATGGTGGCTATTCCATGAATTTTAACATGAGTTCTTCCAGGGGACCACTTCCAGTAAAAAGAGGACCACCACCACGAAGTGGTGGTCCTCCTCCTAAAAGATCTGCCCCTTCAGGACCAGTTCGCAGCAGCAGTGGAATGGGAGGAAGAG ctccTGTGTCACGCGGAAGAGATAGTTACGGAGGCCCACCTCGAAGGGAACCCCTGCCCTCTCGTAGAGATGTTTATTTGTCCCCAAGAGATGATGGATACTCTACTAAAGACAG ctATTCAAGCAGAGATTACCCAAGTTCTCGTGATACAAGAGATTATGCACCACCACCAAGAGATTATACTTACCGTGATTATGGTCATTCCAGTTCACGTGATGACTACCCATCAAGAGGCTATAG tGATAGAGATGGCTATGGTCGTGATCGTGACTATTCAGATCATCCAAGTGGAGGTTCCTACAGAGATTCATATGAGAGTTATG GTAACTCACGTAGTGCTCCACCTACACGAGGGCCCCCGCCATCTTATGGTGGAAGCAGTCGCTATGATGATTACAGCAGCTCACGTGACGGATATGGTGGAAGTCGAGACAGTTACTCAAGCAGCCGAAGTGATCTCTACTCAAGTGGTCGTGATCGGGTTGGCAGACAAGAAAGAGGGCTTCCCCCTTCTATGGAAAGGGGGTACCCTCCTCCACGTGATTCCTACAGCAGTTCAAGCCGCGGAGCACCAAGAGGTGGTGGCCGTGGAGGAAGCCGATCTGAtagagggggaggcagaagcagatattaa